One genomic window of Mercenaria mercenaria strain notata chromosome 2, MADL_Memer_1, whole genome shotgun sequence includes the following:
- the LOC128555175 gene encoding complement C1q-like protein 2, whose amino-acid sequence MKTTLEALQQDIRLLKSENHGLKKEIANMRKNGHLHSEICDAIVGMNEEGMDEDLAKLLYHKRFLIPPKGTTIPPRGTTESVKTTSASNTETPKAAFSAFLNNPIDWSTSGKQFTAVFDSVVSNVGGAYDPTTGIFTAQTKGTYYFSSAVKSDGHHFNEIYLITNNDIVCSWDKGADESGSVATVITLDAGERVYVQHYLWRKDYSNIWYSASFTGFQI is encoded by the exons ATGAAAACAACGTTAGAAGCTTTACAGCAAGATATAAGattattaaaaagtgaaaaccATGGCCTCAAAAAAGAAATAGCAAATATGAGAAAGAATGGACACTTACACAGCGAGATATGCGACGCGATAGTAGGAATGAATGAAGAAGGAATGGACGAAGATCTGGCTAAACTGTTATATCACAAAAGAT ttttaataccACCGAAAGGTACAACAATCCCACCGAGAGGAACGACAGAATCCGTGAAAACGACGTCTGCTTCAAACACAGAGACGCCAAAAGCTGCTTTTTCAGCGTTCCTCAACAACCCTATAGACTGGTCAACATCCGGCAAACAGTTCACCGCCGTATTCGACAGTGTCGTCTCAAATGTGGGCGGAGCTTATGATCCTACAACAGGGATATTTACTGCACAGACAAAAGGGACATACTATTTCTCCTCTGCTGTTAAGAGTGACGGTCatcatttcaatgaaatttatttaattacAAACAATGACATTGTCTGTAGTTGGGATAAGGGTGCAGATGAGAGCGGCTCGGTTGCCACGGTGATAACTTTAGATGCTGGGGAAAGGGTGTATGTTCAACATTATCTCTGGAGAAAAGATTACTCTAATATTTGGTATTCAGCCTCCTTTACCGGATTCCAAATATAA